In the genome of Phacochoerus africanus isolate WHEZ1 chromosome 10, ROS_Pafr_v1, whole genome shotgun sequence, one region contains:
- the CRACD gene encoding capping protein-inhibiting regulator of actin dynamics isoform X3 — protein sequence MSQDSVLGKVKTLQRQLGKNIKFGQHPPSAIPMKKADSGEPCFEEHPFLTCPVESVPEQALVLVDTENKPSETPGTPSPLNLPAARSEMEEKAAPVKPSRPKRLFSSAGTIESVNLDAIPLAIARLDNSAAKHKLSVKPKNQRVSRKHRRLVGDRQAEQGGLPCQLTLDQNGHPGEDKPIWHEEEPEALDSEEEKRRQDEYWRELEAKCKRQKAEAAEKRRLEEQRLQALERRLWDESRGHGRVEEEEDGGAQPEPAAESGLRAEETPSPGQPGCPGPEQRQQEEAGRPGAEEQRHLERRAHPPEELEARGPHEAEEQLLEDEEGALEELGRAEELEAQRRRDEEELEAQRRQEEAEEEQQREEQRRREEAEEAKRREELKKREDLEVQRRQEAEKKLLEALIVEDDSQPLLEPRRGLRSPFQSDLAEKAEREHLKLEKPRESSEEPSIWVKQSQEATESSGEQPAKLGTVPGDDHGGRQEERADPKAQPLQKQEAPEEAALAPETGREAEELRWQELEERRTVPRAYTFQVSSGGRQILFPKVNLSPVTPVKDAGLSSAPQEPKAPRASPASHALPSALSIPHTAILVTGAQLCGPAVNLSQIKDTACKSLLGLSEEKKHVDGPALENSHRDPGDPRTGSGKARPTQESAGSVGALAEWASIRSRILKGAESEQARPGEEHAPRGRGDARGNPRRTPPVNVKFSIKPAWQKFSDGGAEPSRQNAEAESTRKRSVPGPSEEAAPHTSAADPEKPGALQEQTDTTEGCKFAKDLPSFLVPSLPSPPQRAGALAEPVAIWDSDIAGGGAKPGPMTPGGEEKASPFGIKLRRTNYSLRFHCDQQTEQKKKKRHSSTGDSMDSAPPAPGSTGAEDTEAAALKPGTTLALDRKQAPAPWKDSAQSFAAAAPGPPAPEQDQGASRTPSAQKPALAPKPTGQTPPASPLFKLSRPYLVELLARRAGKPDPEPSEPGKEAGGGSDPRPPSPPPPEDRLEREEAGEAERKPASSAPSATRQEKPSPTPEAARKEKPVLQSRHSLDGSKLAEKVESPQPLWITLALQKQKGFREQQATREERKQAREASQAEKLCRENVSVGPQPGSSSHTRAGFLHKPTAQPEERKPETAAARLERREQLKKASTLPTSVTVEISDSAPPAPLVKEVTKRFSTPDAAPMSTEPAWLALAKRKAKAWSDCPQIIK from the exons GCAGCTCCAGTTAAACCATCTCGGCCAAAAAGACTCTTCTCTTCTGCTGGCACCATCGAAAGTGTCAACCTGGATGCCATACCCCTGGCCATTGCTCGCCTGGACAACAGCGCCGCCAAGCACAAACTGTCCGTTAAGCCAAAAAACCAGAGGGTATCTCGGAAACACAGACGACTTGTCGGG GATCGACAAGCCGAGCAAGGTGGCCTCCCGTGTCAGTTGACCCTGGACCAGAATGGACACCCTGGGGAGGACAAGCCAATCTGGCACGAAGAGGAGCCAGAGGCGCTGGACTCGGAGGAAGAGAAGCGGCGTCAAGACGAATACTGGCGAGAACTGGAGGCCAAGTGCAAACGCCAAAAGGCCGAAGCGGCTGAGAAGCGCCGCCTGGAAGAGCAGAGGCTCCAGGCCTTGGAGAGGCGGCTTTGGGACGAGAGCAGGGGGCACGGGCGCGTAGAGGAGGAAGAGGACGGAGGAGCACAGCCAGAGCCAGCGGCGGAGAGCGGGCTGCGGGCAGAGGAGACGCCAAGCCCGGGACAGCCAGGCTGCCCAGGCCCCgagcagaggcagcaggaggaagCAGGGCGCCCGGGGGCCGAAGAGCAGCGGCACCTGGAGAGACGCGCGCACCCGCCGGAGGAGCTGGAGGCGCGGGGCCCGCACGAGGCAGAAGAGCAGCTGCTGGAAGACGAGGAGGGAGCGTTAGAAGAACTCGGAAGAGCGGAGGAGCTGGAGGCTCAGAGGCGGCGGGacgaggaggagctggaggcccagaggcggcaggaggaggcggaggaggaacAACAACGGGAGGAGCAGAGGCGGAGGGAGGAGGCCGAGGAGGCCAAGAGGAGGGAAGAGCTGAAGAAGCGGGAGGACTTGGAGGTgcagaggaggcaggaagcagaAAAGAAGCTTCTAGAAGCGCTGATTGTGGAAGACGACAGTCAGCCACTGCTGGAACCCAGAAGGGGCTTGAGGAGCCCCTTTCAGAGCGACCTTGCAGAGAAAGCAGAACGAGAACACCTGAAACTAGAGAAGCCAAGAGAAAGTTCTGAGGAACCTAGTATTTGGGTGAAGCAGAGCCAGGAGGCCACTGAGTCATCAGGGGAGCAGCCAGCAAAGCTGGGGACCGTCCCCGGGGATGACCACGGcgggaggcaggaggaaagagCAGACCCCAAGGCACAGCCTCTCCAGAAACAGGAGGCCCCGGAGGAAGCGGCACTGGCGCCAGAGACAGGCAGGGAGGCGGAGGAGCTCAGGtggcaggagctggaggagaggcGGACTGTGCCCAGAGCCTACACGTTCCAGGTATCATCAGGAGGGAGACAGATTCTCTTCCCCAAAGTCAATCTCAGCCCCGTGACGCCCGTCAAAGATGCGGGACTCTCCTCTGCTCCGCAAGAGCCAAAGGCCCCCAGAGCCAGCCCGGCCTCCCACGCCCTGCCCTCAGCTCTGAGCATCCCCCACACGGCCATCCTGGTCACTGGAGCCCAGCTCTGTGGTCCGGCCGTCAACCTGAGCCAGATCAAGGACACGGCGTGCAAGTCTCTGCTGGGCTTGTCTGAAGAAAAGAAGCACGTGGACGGCCCTGCCCTGGAGAACTCTCACCGAGACCCCGGCGACCCCCGGACAGGCAGTGGCAAGGCCAGGCCCACGCAGGAGTCCGCGGGCAGCGTGGGCGCGCTTGCTGAGTGGGCTTCCATCCGGTCCAGAATCCTGAAGGGCGCAGAGAGTGAGCAGGCCCGGCCGGGCGAGGAGCACGCTCCCCGGGGCCGCGGTGATGCCCGCGGGAACCCCCGGAGGACCCCGCCCGTCAATGTGAAGTTCTCCATCAAGCCGGCCTGGCAGAAGTTCTCTGATGGTGGCGCGGAGCCCTCCAGACAGAACGCGGAAGCCGAAAGCACTAGAAAGAGGTCGGTGCCTGGCCCCAGCGAAGAGGCCGCACCCCACACATCCGCTGCCGACCCCGAGAAACCAGGAGCGCTGCAGGAGCAGACGGACACCACGGAGGGCTGCAAATTTGCCAAAGACCTTCCCTCTTTCCTCGTTCCGAGCCTCCCTTCTCCTCCGCAGAGAGCAGGGGCCCTGGCAGAGCCCGTGGCCATTTGGGACAGCGACATCGCCGGTGGTGGGGCCAAGCCAGGGCCCATGACGCCAGGAGGGGAGGAAAAGGCTTCCCCTTTCGGAATCAAACTGAGAAGGACCAACTACTCCCTGCGCTTCCACTGCGACCAGCAGacagagcaaaagaagaagaagaggcacAGCAGCACGGGGGACAGTATGGACTCAGCCCCGCCAGCTCCCGGGAGCACAGGTGCAGAGGACACCGAGGCTGCGGCCCTCAAGCCTGGCACCACCCTGGCCCTGGACAGGAAGCAAGCCCCGGCCCCCTGGAAGGACTCTGCCCAGAGCTTTGCTGCCGCCGCTCCTGGGCCCCCAGCTCCGGAGCAGGACCAAGGGGCCAGCAGAACGCCCTCGGCCCAGAAGCCGGCCCTGGCGCCCAAGCCCACGGGCCAGACCCCGCCGGCGTCCCCGCTCTTCAAGCTGAGCAGGCCCTATTTGGTGGAGCTGTTGGCCCGCAGGGCGGGGAAGCCTGACCCCGAGCCCAGTGAGCCGGGCAAGGAGGCTGGGGGCGGCAGTGACCCCCGGCCgccctcgcccccaccccccgaggaCAGGCTGGAGCGCGAGGAGGCgggggaagcagagaggaaaCCAGCGTCGTCGGCCCCGTCTGCCACCCGACAGGAGAAGCCGTCCCCGACGCCCGAGGCAGCGAGGAAAG AAAAGCCAGTGCTTCAGAGCAGACACTCCTTAGATGGCTCCAAACTCGCGGAGAAGGTTGAAAGCCCGCAGCCACTGTGGATAACACTGGCGCTGCAGAAGCAGAAGGGGTTTCGGGAGCAGCAGGCCACTAGGGAGGAGCGGAAGCAAGCCAGGGAGGCCAGCCAGGCAGAGAAGCTCTGCAGAGAAAAT GTCAGTGTGGGCCCGCAGCCTGGCAGCAGCAGCCACACCAGAGCAGGCTTCCTGCACAAGCCCACCGCTCAACCAGAGGAGAGGAAGCCAGAGACGGCGGCGGCCAGGCTGGAGCGCAGGGAACAGCTGAAAAAGGCCAGCACTCTTCCGACGTCTGTGACAG TGGAGATCTCGGACTCGGCGCCGCCAGCGCCACTGGTGAAAGAAGTCACAAAGAGGTTCTCTACCCCCGACGCTGCCCCCATGTCAACAGAACCGGCCTGGCTGGCTTTGGCCAAGAGGAAAGCCAAGGCCTGGAGCGACTGCCCACAGATTATTAAGTAA
- the CRACD gene encoding capping protein-inhibiting regulator of actin dynamics isoform X2 has protein sequence MKKADSGEPCFEEHPFLTCPVESVPEQALVLVDTENKPSETPGTPSPLNLPAARSEMEEKAAPVKPSRPKRLFSSAGTIESVNLDAIPLAIARLDNSAAKHKLSVKPKNQRVSRKHRRLVGDRQAEQGGLPCQLTLDQNGHPGEDKPIWHEEEPEALDSEEEKRRQDEYWRELEAKCKRQKAEAAEKRRLEEQRLQALERRLWDESRGHGRVEEEEDGGAQPEPAAESGLRAEETPSPGQPGCPGPEQRQQEEAGRPGAEEQRHLERRAHPPEELEARGPHEAEEQLLEDEEGALEELGRAEELEAQRRRDEEELEAQRRQEEAEEEQQREEQRRREEAEEAKRREELKKREDLEVQRRQEAEKKLLEALIVEDDSQPLLEPRRGLRSPFQSDLAEKAEREHLKLEKPRESSEEPSIWVKQSQEATESSGEQPAKLGTVPGDDHGGRQEERADPKAQPLQKQEAPEEAALAPETGREAEELRWQELEERRTVPRAYTFQVSSGGRQILFPKVNLSPVTPVKDAGLSSAPQEPKAPRASPASHALPSALSIPHTAILVTGAQLCGPAVNLSQIKDTACKSLLGLSEEKKHVDGPALENSHRDPGDPRTGSGKARPTQESAGSVGALAEWASIRSRILKGAESEQARPGEEHAPRGRGDARGNPRRTPPVNVKFSIKPAWQKFSDGGAEPSRQNAEAESTRKRSVPGPSEEAAPHTSAADPEKPGALQEQTDTTEGCKFAKDLPSFLVPSLPSPPQRAGALAEPVAIWDSDIAGGGAKPGPMTPGGEEKASPFGIKLRRTNYSLRFHCDQQTEQKKKKRHSSTGDSMDSAPPAPGSTGAEDTEAAALKPGTTLALDRKQAPAPWKDSAQSFAAAAPGPPAPEQDQGASRTPSAQKPALAPKPTGQTPPASPLFKLSRPYLVELLARRAGKPDPEPSEPGKEAGGGSDPRPPSPPPPEDRLEREEAGEAERKPASSAPSATRQEKPSPTPEAARKEKPVLQSRHSLDGSKLAEKVESPQPLWITLALQKQKGFREQQATREERKQAREASQAEKLCRENVSVGPQPGSSSHTRAGFLHKPTAQPEERKPETAAARLERREQLKKASTLPTSVTVEISDSAPPAPLVKEVTKRFSTPDAAPMSTEPAWLALAKRKAKAWSDCPQIIK, from the exons GCAGCTCCAGTTAAACCATCTCGGCCAAAAAGACTCTTCTCTTCTGCTGGCACCATCGAAAGTGTCAACCTGGATGCCATACCCCTGGCCATTGCTCGCCTGGACAACAGCGCCGCCAAGCACAAACTGTCCGTTAAGCCAAAAAACCAGAGGGTATCTCGGAAACACAGACGACTTGTCGGG GATCGACAAGCCGAGCAAGGTGGCCTCCCGTGTCAGTTGACCCTGGACCAGAATGGACACCCTGGGGAGGACAAGCCAATCTGGCACGAAGAGGAGCCAGAGGCGCTGGACTCGGAGGAAGAGAAGCGGCGTCAAGACGAATACTGGCGAGAACTGGAGGCCAAGTGCAAACGCCAAAAGGCCGAAGCGGCTGAGAAGCGCCGCCTGGAAGAGCAGAGGCTCCAGGCCTTGGAGAGGCGGCTTTGGGACGAGAGCAGGGGGCACGGGCGCGTAGAGGAGGAAGAGGACGGAGGAGCACAGCCAGAGCCAGCGGCGGAGAGCGGGCTGCGGGCAGAGGAGACGCCAAGCCCGGGACAGCCAGGCTGCCCAGGCCCCgagcagaggcagcaggaggaagCAGGGCGCCCGGGGGCCGAAGAGCAGCGGCACCTGGAGAGACGCGCGCACCCGCCGGAGGAGCTGGAGGCGCGGGGCCCGCACGAGGCAGAAGAGCAGCTGCTGGAAGACGAGGAGGGAGCGTTAGAAGAACTCGGAAGAGCGGAGGAGCTGGAGGCTCAGAGGCGGCGGGacgaggaggagctggaggcccagaggcggcaggaggaggcggaggaggaacAACAACGGGAGGAGCAGAGGCGGAGGGAGGAGGCCGAGGAGGCCAAGAGGAGGGAAGAGCTGAAGAAGCGGGAGGACTTGGAGGTgcagaggaggcaggaagcagaAAAGAAGCTTCTAGAAGCGCTGATTGTGGAAGACGACAGTCAGCCACTGCTGGAACCCAGAAGGGGCTTGAGGAGCCCCTTTCAGAGCGACCTTGCAGAGAAAGCAGAACGAGAACACCTGAAACTAGAGAAGCCAAGAGAAAGTTCTGAGGAACCTAGTATTTGGGTGAAGCAGAGCCAGGAGGCCACTGAGTCATCAGGGGAGCAGCCAGCAAAGCTGGGGACCGTCCCCGGGGATGACCACGGcgggaggcaggaggaaagagCAGACCCCAAGGCACAGCCTCTCCAGAAACAGGAGGCCCCGGAGGAAGCGGCACTGGCGCCAGAGACAGGCAGGGAGGCGGAGGAGCTCAGGtggcaggagctggaggagaggcGGACTGTGCCCAGAGCCTACACGTTCCAGGTATCATCAGGAGGGAGACAGATTCTCTTCCCCAAAGTCAATCTCAGCCCCGTGACGCCCGTCAAAGATGCGGGACTCTCCTCTGCTCCGCAAGAGCCAAAGGCCCCCAGAGCCAGCCCGGCCTCCCACGCCCTGCCCTCAGCTCTGAGCATCCCCCACACGGCCATCCTGGTCACTGGAGCCCAGCTCTGTGGTCCGGCCGTCAACCTGAGCCAGATCAAGGACACGGCGTGCAAGTCTCTGCTGGGCTTGTCTGAAGAAAAGAAGCACGTGGACGGCCCTGCCCTGGAGAACTCTCACCGAGACCCCGGCGACCCCCGGACAGGCAGTGGCAAGGCCAGGCCCACGCAGGAGTCCGCGGGCAGCGTGGGCGCGCTTGCTGAGTGGGCTTCCATCCGGTCCAGAATCCTGAAGGGCGCAGAGAGTGAGCAGGCCCGGCCGGGCGAGGAGCACGCTCCCCGGGGCCGCGGTGATGCCCGCGGGAACCCCCGGAGGACCCCGCCCGTCAATGTGAAGTTCTCCATCAAGCCGGCCTGGCAGAAGTTCTCTGATGGTGGCGCGGAGCCCTCCAGACAGAACGCGGAAGCCGAAAGCACTAGAAAGAGGTCGGTGCCTGGCCCCAGCGAAGAGGCCGCACCCCACACATCCGCTGCCGACCCCGAGAAACCAGGAGCGCTGCAGGAGCAGACGGACACCACGGAGGGCTGCAAATTTGCCAAAGACCTTCCCTCTTTCCTCGTTCCGAGCCTCCCTTCTCCTCCGCAGAGAGCAGGGGCCCTGGCAGAGCCCGTGGCCATTTGGGACAGCGACATCGCCGGTGGTGGGGCCAAGCCAGGGCCCATGACGCCAGGAGGGGAGGAAAAGGCTTCCCCTTTCGGAATCAAACTGAGAAGGACCAACTACTCCCTGCGCTTCCACTGCGACCAGCAGacagagcaaaagaagaagaagaggcacAGCAGCACGGGGGACAGTATGGACTCAGCCCCGCCAGCTCCCGGGAGCACAGGTGCAGAGGACACCGAGGCTGCGGCCCTCAAGCCTGGCACCACCCTGGCCCTGGACAGGAAGCAAGCCCCGGCCCCCTGGAAGGACTCTGCCCAGAGCTTTGCTGCCGCCGCTCCTGGGCCCCCAGCTCCGGAGCAGGACCAAGGGGCCAGCAGAACGCCCTCGGCCCAGAAGCCGGCCCTGGCGCCCAAGCCCACGGGCCAGACCCCGCCGGCGTCCCCGCTCTTCAAGCTGAGCAGGCCCTATTTGGTGGAGCTGTTGGCCCGCAGGGCGGGGAAGCCTGACCCCGAGCCCAGTGAGCCGGGCAAGGAGGCTGGGGGCGGCAGTGACCCCCGGCCgccctcgcccccaccccccgaggaCAGGCTGGAGCGCGAGGAGGCgggggaagcagagaggaaaCCAGCGTCGTCGGCCCCGTCTGCCACCCGACAGGAGAAGCCGTCCCCGACGCCCGAGGCAGCGAGGAAAG AAAAGCCAGTGCTTCAGAGCAGACACTCCTTAGATGGCTCCAAACTCGCGGAGAAGGTTGAAAGCCCGCAGCCACTGTGGATAACACTGGCGCTGCAGAAGCAGAAGGGGTTTCGGGAGCAGCAGGCCACTAGGGAGGAGCGGAAGCAAGCCAGGGAGGCCAGCCAGGCAGAGAAGCTCTGCAGAGAAAAT GTCAGTGTGGGCCCGCAGCCTGGCAGCAGCAGCCACACCAGAGCAGGCTTCCTGCACAAGCCCACCGCTCAACCAGAGGAGAGGAAGCCAGAGACGGCGGCGGCCAGGCTGGAGCGCAGGGAACAGCTGAAAAAGGCCAGCACTCTTCCGACGTCTGTGACAG TGGAGATCTCGGACTCGGCGCCGCCAGCGCCACTGGTGAAAGAAGTCACAAAGAGGTTCTCTACCCCCGACGCTGCCCCCATGTCAACAGAACCGGCCTGGCTGGCTTTGGCCAAGAGGAAAGCCAAGGCCTGGAGCGACTGCCCACAGATTATTAAGTAA
- the CRACD gene encoding capping protein-inhibiting regulator of actin dynamics isoform X1, translated as MFLRQLGKNIKFGQHPPSAIPMKKADSGEPCFEEHPFLTCPVESVPEQALVLVDTENKPSETPGTPSPLNLPAARSEMEEKAAPVKPSRPKRLFSSAGTIESVNLDAIPLAIARLDNSAAKHKLSVKPKNQRVSRKHRRLVGDRQAEQGGLPCQLTLDQNGHPGEDKPIWHEEEPEALDSEEEKRRQDEYWRELEAKCKRQKAEAAEKRRLEEQRLQALERRLWDESRGHGRVEEEEDGGAQPEPAAESGLRAEETPSPGQPGCPGPEQRQQEEAGRPGAEEQRHLERRAHPPEELEARGPHEAEEQLLEDEEGALEELGRAEELEAQRRRDEEELEAQRRQEEAEEEQQREEQRRREEAEEAKRREELKKREDLEVQRRQEAEKKLLEALIVEDDSQPLLEPRRGLRSPFQSDLAEKAEREHLKLEKPRESSEEPSIWVKQSQEATESSGEQPAKLGTVPGDDHGGRQEERADPKAQPLQKQEAPEEAALAPETGREAEELRWQELEERRTVPRAYTFQVSSGGRQILFPKVNLSPVTPVKDAGLSSAPQEPKAPRASPASHALPSALSIPHTAILVTGAQLCGPAVNLSQIKDTACKSLLGLSEEKKHVDGPALENSHRDPGDPRTGSGKARPTQESAGSVGALAEWASIRSRILKGAESEQARPGEEHAPRGRGDARGNPRRTPPVNVKFSIKPAWQKFSDGGAEPSRQNAEAESTRKRSVPGPSEEAAPHTSAADPEKPGALQEQTDTTEGCKFAKDLPSFLVPSLPSPPQRAGALAEPVAIWDSDIAGGGAKPGPMTPGGEEKASPFGIKLRRTNYSLRFHCDQQTEQKKKKRHSSTGDSMDSAPPAPGSTGAEDTEAAALKPGTTLALDRKQAPAPWKDSAQSFAAAAPGPPAPEQDQGASRTPSAQKPALAPKPTGQTPPASPLFKLSRPYLVELLARRAGKPDPEPSEPGKEAGGGSDPRPPSPPPPEDRLEREEAGEAERKPASSAPSATRQEKPSPTPEAARKEKPVLQSRHSLDGSKLAEKVESPQPLWITLALQKQKGFREQQATREERKQAREASQAEKLCRENVSVGPQPGSSSHTRAGFLHKPTAQPEERKPETAAARLERREQLKKASTLPTSVTVEISDSAPPAPLVKEVTKRFSTPDAAPMSTEPAWLALAKRKAKAWSDCPQIIK; from the exons GCAGCTCCAGTTAAACCATCTCGGCCAAAAAGACTCTTCTCTTCTGCTGGCACCATCGAAAGTGTCAACCTGGATGCCATACCCCTGGCCATTGCTCGCCTGGACAACAGCGCCGCCAAGCACAAACTGTCCGTTAAGCCAAAAAACCAGAGGGTATCTCGGAAACACAGACGACTTGTCGGG GATCGACAAGCCGAGCAAGGTGGCCTCCCGTGTCAGTTGACCCTGGACCAGAATGGACACCCTGGGGAGGACAAGCCAATCTGGCACGAAGAGGAGCCAGAGGCGCTGGACTCGGAGGAAGAGAAGCGGCGTCAAGACGAATACTGGCGAGAACTGGAGGCCAAGTGCAAACGCCAAAAGGCCGAAGCGGCTGAGAAGCGCCGCCTGGAAGAGCAGAGGCTCCAGGCCTTGGAGAGGCGGCTTTGGGACGAGAGCAGGGGGCACGGGCGCGTAGAGGAGGAAGAGGACGGAGGAGCACAGCCAGAGCCAGCGGCGGAGAGCGGGCTGCGGGCAGAGGAGACGCCAAGCCCGGGACAGCCAGGCTGCCCAGGCCCCgagcagaggcagcaggaggaagCAGGGCGCCCGGGGGCCGAAGAGCAGCGGCACCTGGAGAGACGCGCGCACCCGCCGGAGGAGCTGGAGGCGCGGGGCCCGCACGAGGCAGAAGAGCAGCTGCTGGAAGACGAGGAGGGAGCGTTAGAAGAACTCGGAAGAGCGGAGGAGCTGGAGGCTCAGAGGCGGCGGGacgaggaggagctggaggcccagaggcggcaggaggaggcggaggaggaacAACAACGGGAGGAGCAGAGGCGGAGGGAGGAGGCCGAGGAGGCCAAGAGGAGGGAAGAGCTGAAGAAGCGGGAGGACTTGGAGGTgcagaggaggcaggaagcagaAAAGAAGCTTCTAGAAGCGCTGATTGTGGAAGACGACAGTCAGCCACTGCTGGAACCCAGAAGGGGCTTGAGGAGCCCCTTTCAGAGCGACCTTGCAGAGAAAGCAGAACGAGAACACCTGAAACTAGAGAAGCCAAGAGAAAGTTCTGAGGAACCTAGTATTTGGGTGAAGCAGAGCCAGGAGGCCACTGAGTCATCAGGGGAGCAGCCAGCAAAGCTGGGGACCGTCCCCGGGGATGACCACGGcgggaggcaggaggaaagagCAGACCCCAAGGCACAGCCTCTCCAGAAACAGGAGGCCCCGGAGGAAGCGGCACTGGCGCCAGAGACAGGCAGGGAGGCGGAGGAGCTCAGGtggcaggagctggaggagaggcGGACTGTGCCCAGAGCCTACACGTTCCAGGTATCATCAGGAGGGAGACAGATTCTCTTCCCCAAAGTCAATCTCAGCCCCGTGACGCCCGTCAAAGATGCGGGACTCTCCTCTGCTCCGCAAGAGCCAAAGGCCCCCAGAGCCAGCCCGGCCTCCCACGCCCTGCCCTCAGCTCTGAGCATCCCCCACACGGCCATCCTGGTCACTGGAGCCCAGCTCTGTGGTCCGGCCGTCAACCTGAGCCAGATCAAGGACACGGCGTGCAAGTCTCTGCTGGGCTTGTCTGAAGAAAAGAAGCACGTGGACGGCCCTGCCCTGGAGAACTCTCACCGAGACCCCGGCGACCCCCGGACAGGCAGTGGCAAGGCCAGGCCCACGCAGGAGTCCGCGGGCAGCGTGGGCGCGCTTGCTGAGTGGGCTTCCATCCGGTCCAGAATCCTGAAGGGCGCAGAGAGTGAGCAGGCCCGGCCGGGCGAGGAGCACGCTCCCCGGGGCCGCGGTGATGCCCGCGGGAACCCCCGGAGGACCCCGCCCGTCAATGTGAAGTTCTCCATCAAGCCGGCCTGGCAGAAGTTCTCTGATGGTGGCGCGGAGCCCTCCAGACAGAACGCGGAAGCCGAAAGCACTAGAAAGAGGTCGGTGCCTGGCCCCAGCGAAGAGGCCGCACCCCACACATCCGCTGCCGACCCCGAGAAACCAGGAGCGCTGCAGGAGCAGACGGACACCACGGAGGGCTGCAAATTTGCCAAAGACCTTCCCTCTTTCCTCGTTCCGAGCCTCCCTTCTCCTCCGCAGAGAGCAGGGGCCCTGGCAGAGCCCGTGGCCATTTGGGACAGCGACATCGCCGGTGGTGGGGCCAAGCCAGGGCCCATGACGCCAGGAGGGGAGGAAAAGGCTTCCCCTTTCGGAATCAAACTGAGAAGGACCAACTACTCCCTGCGCTTCCACTGCGACCAGCAGacagagcaaaagaagaagaagaggcacAGCAGCACGGGGGACAGTATGGACTCAGCCCCGCCAGCTCCCGGGAGCACAGGTGCAGAGGACACCGAGGCTGCGGCCCTCAAGCCTGGCACCACCCTGGCCCTGGACAGGAAGCAAGCCCCGGCCCCCTGGAAGGACTCTGCCCAGAGCTTTGCTGCCGCCGCTCCTGGGCCCCCAGCTCCGGAGCAGGACCAAGGGGCCAGCAGAACGCCCTCGGCCCAGAAGCCGGCCCTGGCGCCCAAGCCCACGGGCCAGACCCCGCCGGCGTCCCCGCTCTTCAAGCTGAGCAGGCCCTATTTGGTGGAGCTGTTGGCCCGCAGGGCGGGGAAGCCTGACCCCGAGCCCAGTGAGCCGGGCAAGGAGGCTGGGGGCGGCAGTGACCCCCGGCCgccctcgcccccaccccccgaggaCAGGCTGGAGCGCGAGGAGGCgggggaagcagagaggaaaCCAGCGTCGTCGGCCCCGTCTGCCACCCGACAGGAGAAGCCGTCCCCGACGCCCGAGGCAGCGAGGAAAG AAAAGCCAGTGCTTCAGAGCAGACACTCCTTAGATGGCTCCAAACTCGCGGAGAAGGTTGAAAGCCCGCAGCCACTGTGGATAACACTGGCGCTGCAGAAGCAGAAGGGGTTTCGGGAGCAGCAGGCCACTAGGGAGGAGCGGAAGCAAGCCAGGGAGGCCAGCCAGGCAGAGAAGCTCTGCAGAGAAAAT GTCAGTGTGGGCCCGCAGCCTGGCAGCAGCAGCCACACCAGAGCAGGCTTCCTGCACAAGCCCACCGCTCAACCAGAGGAGAGGAAGCCAGAGACGGCGGCGGCCAGGCTGGAGCGCAGGGAACAGCTGAAAAAGGCCAGCACTCTTCCGACGTCTGTGACAG TGGAGATCTCGGACTCGGCGCCGCCAGCGCCACTGGTGAAAGAAGTCACAAAGAGGTTCTCTACCCCCGACGCTGCCCCCATGTCAACAGAACCGGCCTGGCTGGCTTTGGCCAAGAGGAAAGCCAAGGCCTGGAGCGACTGCCCACAGATTATTAAGTAA